A region of Ochotona princeps isolate mOchPri1 chromosome 2, mOchPri1.hap1, whole genome shotgun sequence DNA encodes the following proteins:
- the CPT2 gene encoding carnitine O-palmitoyltransferase 2, mitochondrial: MVPRLLLRAWPRGPAAGLGVACRPLSAGPGPGPYLQRSIVPTMHYQDSLPRLPIPKLEDTMKRYLSAQKPLLDDSHFRKTEQFCKSFENGIGKELHKQLVAKDKQNKHTSYISGPWFDMYLTARDPIVLNYNPFIVFHPDPKSEYNDQLTRATNMTVSALRFLKTLRAGLLEPEVFHLNPAKSDTDTFKRLIRFVPSSLSWYGAYLVNAYPLDMSQYFRLFNSTRLPKPRRDELFTDEQARHLLVLRKGNLYVFDVLDQEGNIVSPSEIQARLQSILSDHSPVPEFPLAYLTSENRDVWAQLRQELVAGDNEELLRKVDSAVFCLCLDDFPIQDLVHLSHTMLHGDGTNRWFDKSFNLIVAKDGTAAVNFEHAWGDGVAVLRFFNEVFKDSTQTPAIPPQSRPSQTPAVQKLHFRLSDAVKAGIASAKEKFEATVNTLTVDCMQFHRGGKDFLKKQKLSPDAVAQLAFQMAFLRQYGQTVATYESCSTAAFKHGRTETVRPASIFTKRCSEAFVREPSRHSAGELQHMMAECSKYHNQLTKEAAMGQGFDRHLFALRHIAAAQGMVLPELYLDPAYGQINHNILSTSTLSSPAVNLGGFAPVVSDGFGVGYAVHDNWIGCNVSSYPSRNAREFLQCVEKALEDMFDALEGKSIKT, encoded by the exons GCTGCCCATTCCCAAACTGGAAGACACCATGAAGAGATACCTGAGCGCACAGAAGCCTCTCCTGGATGACAGCCACTTCAG GAAAACAGAACAATTTTGTAAGAGTTTTGAAAACGGGATCGGAAAAGAACTACACAAGCAGCTGGTGGCTAAGGATAAGCAGAACAAACACACAAGCTACATTTCAG GTCCCTGGTTTGATATGTACTTGACCGCCCGAGACCCCATTGTTCTGAACTATAATCCGTTTATCGTGTTCCATCCTGACCCCAAATCCGAGTATAACGACCAGCTCACCAGGGCCACCAACATGACCGTTTCTGCCCTGCGCTTTTTGAAGACGCTGCGAGCCGGCCTCCTGGAGCCGGAAGTATTCCACCTGAACCCTGCCAAAAGCGACACTGACACCTTTAAGAGGCTCATACGCTTtgtgccttcctctctgtcttggtaCGGGGCCTACCTGGTCAATGCATACCCCTTGGACATGTCTCAGTATTTTCGGCTCTTCAATTCTACACGTTTACCTAAACCCAGGCGTGATGAACTCTTCACAGATGAGCAGGCCAGACACCTCCTGGTTCTCAGAAAGGGAAACTTGTATGTCTTCGATGTCCTGGATCAGGAAGGGAACATTGTGAGCCCCTCAGAAATCCAGGCACGCCTGCAGTCCATCCTGTCAGACCACAGCCCTGTGCCTGAGTTCCCCTTGGCCTACCTCACTAGTGAGAACCGAGATGTCTGGGCCCAGCTGAGGCAGGAGCTTGTGGCTGGTGACAATGAGGAGCTCCTGAGGAAGGTGGACTCTGCCGTGTTCTGCCTCTGCCTAGACGACTTCCCCATCCAGGACCTTGTCCACCTGTCTCACACCATGCTGCACGGCGACGGCACCAACCGCTGGTTCGACAAGTCTTTCAACCTCATTGTGGCCAAGGACGGCACTGCCGCTGTCAACTTTGAGCATGCATGGGGTGACGGAGTCGCAGTGCTCAGGTTTTTCAACGAGGTATTCAAAGACAGCACTCAGACCCCTGCCATTCCCCCTCAGAGCCGGCCATCGCAGACCCCCGCCGTGCAGAAACTCCACTTCAGGCTGAGTGATGCCGTAAAGGCTGGCATCGCCTCGGCCAAGGAGAAGTTTGAAGCCACTGTGAATACCCTCACAGTTGACTGCATGCAGTTTCATAGAGGAGGCAAAGACTTTTTGAAGAAGCAGAAGCTGAGCCCGGACGCCGTGGCCCAGCTGGCCTTCCAGATGGCCTTCCTGCGGCAGTATGGCCAGACGGTGGCCACCTATGAGTCCTGCAGCACCGCCGCCTTCAAGCATGGCCGCACCGAAACCGTCCGGCCTGCATCCATCTTCACCAAGAGGTGTTCTGAGGCCTTCGTGCGGGAGCCATCCAGACACAGTGCTGGCGAGCTACAGCACATGATGGCCGAGTGCTCCAAGTACCACAACCAGCTGACCAAGGAAGCGGCAATGG GCCAGGGCTTTGACCGACATTTGTTTGCCCTGCGACACATAGCAGCAGCCCAAGGGATGGTCTTGCCTGAGCTCTACCTGGACCCTGCGTATGGACAGATCAACCACAACATCCTGTCCACCAGCACACTGAGCAGCCCGGCCGTGAACCTTGGGGGGTTTGCCCCTGTGGTCTCTGATGGCTTTGGTGTTGGGTATGCTGTTCACGACAACTGGATAGGCTGCAACGTCTCCTCCTACCCCAGCCGCAATGCCCGGGAGTTCCTCCAGTGTGTTGAGAAGGCTTTGGAAGACATGTTTGATGCCTTGGAAGGCAAATCCATCAAAACTTAG